A region of Oncorhynchus masou masou isolate Uvic2021 chromosome 29, UVic_Omas_1.1, whole genome shotgun sequence DNA encodes the following proteins:
- the LOC135521300 gene encoding aryl hydrocarbon receptor-like, which yields MVQFGAMWRRVMQVLEMGVLNGFVLVVTAGGTIFYASSTIQDYLGFHQSDVVHQSVYDVIHMEDRAELQRQLHWALNNPDTGQLVSDPASPQANTVYKPEALPPENSTFLERNFVCRLRCLLDNSTGFLALNIQGRLKFLHGQSERTKEGKAIPPQLALFALASPLQPPTILEIRTKNFIFKTKHKLDFTPIACDAKGKMLLGYTEAELCNHGSGYHFIHAADMLHCAENHMRMMKTGESGMTVFRLLTKLTGWVWVQANARLVYKNGRPECIIASQRVLTDEEGEDNLRKRSLQLPFSYTTGEALLYNTSFPKTLVTGDSLAGSTTSPAGNITNDNQGGTLDPDSLLGSLLKQDKSIYCCSPHTQNDLQLPLQLQEEVAGVPQEEVPRLPQWDCGGIFSSSWQEGSIRSLSESVLFKQEPLGVGGGGGIDGFSLEDRDRDRDLWSFMMNLGISREDLELFQQDEMFLDVDLDTGRDCLLPDLTDEILSYVQESLRKRSDWGQTVFSCRGAKLGEQDYSCPTTLLHQPSMEQSQTPHLHSTTVLLHQPSMEQSQTPHLHSTTVLLHQPSMEQSQTPHLHSTTVLLHQPSMEQSQTPHLHSTTVLLHQPSMEQSQTPHLHSTTVLLHQPSTSRPHSSTVPQCQSQIQPPQLPVVHPLSVHHYRPPHHDPQQPIPQQCLHTQPHPQATQQQQQSHLNGQVLPNQQQQQLCSITQRQKDITKQQIPPLFNVEQPGGLQTHHGHPQHGHLCLGKASLGLPYRNQLNTLSVSHSSVLSSYVPTTGLQSQGVDGELMPQNLEELLGSLESSGPRGTEDGRGALQSSVVEALGVFQQQRHLPDDLAQPQATSQGCAQHAYPLAMGLSQVNRAEWPFTTQNGSLKEAGPAPCPVPNPESSRDADHGHAVAKQPIHQPPLPSAESRPYSDLPPSGFM from the exons atggtgcagtttggGGCCATGTGGCGGAGAGTGATGCAGGtgctggagatgggg GTGTTGAATGGCTTTGTTCTGGTCGTCACAGCTGGTGGCACAATCTTCTATGCATCCTCCACCATCCAGGACTACCTGGGCTTTCACCAG TCAGACGTCGTCCATCAGAGTGTTTATGACGTCATTCATATGGAGGACCGAGCAGAGTTACAGAGACAGCTCCACTGGGCCCTGAACAACCCTGACACCGGACAGCTGGTCTCAG ATCCAGCCTCGccacaggctaacacagtctacAAGCCAGAGGCACTCCCACCAGAGAATTCCACCTTCCTGGAACGCAACTTTGTCTGCAGGTTAAGATGTCTCCTGGACAACTCCACTGGCTTCCTA GCCCTGAACATCCAGGGGCGTCTGAAGTTCCTCCATGGCCAGAGCGAGAGGACAAAGGAGGGCAAGGCCATCCCTCCTCAGCTGGCTCTGTTCGCCCTGGCCTCTCCCTTGCAGCCCCCCACCATCCTGGAGATCCGCACCAAGAACTTCATCTTCAAGACCAAGCACAAGCTGGACTTCACCCCCATTGCCTGCGACGCCAA AGGGAAGATGTTGCTGGGTTACACTGAGGCTGAGCTGTGCAACCATGGCTCGGGATACCACTTCATCCATGCTGCTGACATGCTGCACTGTGCTGAGAACCACATGAGGA TGATGAAGACCGGAGAGAGTGGGATGACAGTATTCAGGCTGCTGACCAAGCTGACTGGCTGGGTGTGGGTGCAGGCTAACGCCAGACTGGTCTACAAGAACGGACGGCCTGAGTGTATCATCGCATCCCAAAGAGTCCTCAC tgatgaagagggagaggacaaCCTAAGGAAGCGGAGCCTCCAGCTGCCTTTCAGTTACACCACTGGGGAGGCTCTTCTCTACAACACCAGCTTCCCCAAGACTCTGGTAACAGGGGACTCCTTAGCAGGCAGCACCACCAGCCCTGCAGGAAATATCACCAACGACAACCAGGGTGGAACCCTGGATCCTGACTCACTGCTGGGCTCTCTGCTGAAACAGGACAAGTCCATCTACTGCTGCTCCCCTCACACTCAGAACGatctccaactccctctccaaCTCCAGGAGGAGGTGGCAGGGGTTCCACAGGAGGAGGTGCCAAGGCTTCCACAGTGGGATTGTGGGGGCATCTTCTCCAGCAGCTGGCAGGAGGGCAGCATCCGCTCTCTGTCGGAGAGTGTCCTCTTCAAGCAGGAGCCGTTGGGGGTCGGGGGTGGAGGGGGGATCGACGGCTTCTCATTGGAGGACAG agacagagacagggatttGTGGAGCTTCATGATGAACCTGGGCATCAGTAGGGAGGACCTGGAGCTGTTCCAGCAGGATGAGATGTTCCTCGATGTGGATCTGGACACTGGCCGAGACTGCCTCCTTCCTGACCTGACAGACGAGATTCTCTCCTACGTACAGGAGTCTCTGAGGAAGAGGTCGGACTGGGGTCAGACTGTATTCTCTTGCAGGGGGGCTAAGTTAGGGGAACAGGACTATAGCTGTCCTACCACGCTGTTACACCAACCATCTATGGAACAATCACAAACCCCACATCTACATTCTACTACAGTTCTGTTACACCAACCATCTATGGAACAATCACAAACCCCACATCTACATTCTACTACAGTTCTGTTACACCAACCATCTATGGAACAATCACAAACCCCACATCTACATTCTACTACAGTTCTGTTACACCAACCATCTATGGAACAATCACAAACCCCACATCTACATTCTACTACAGTTCTGTTACACCAACCATCTATGGAACAATCACAAACCCCACATCTACATTCTACTACAGTTCTGTTACACCAACCATCAACCTCACGACCACATTCTTCTACAGTGCCTCAGTGTCAGTCACAGATACAGCCACCACAGCTGCCTGTAGTCCATCCCCTATCAGTTCACCACTATCGGCCTCCGCATCACGACCCACAGCAGCCAATCCCGCAGCAGTGtttacacacacagccccacccaCAGGCaacacagcagcagcaacagagcCATCTAAATGGACAGGTATTGCCAAACCAACAGCAGCAACAGCTGTGTTCAATAacacaaagacagaaagacaTCACCAAGCAGCAGATTCCTCCATTGTTCAATGTGGAGCAGCCAGGGGGGCTCCAGACACACCACGGCCACCCCCAGCATGGGCACCTCTGCCTGGGGAAAGCTTCCCTGGGCCTCCCCTACAGGAACCAGCTGAACACTTTGTCTGTTAGCCACTCTTCAGTGCTCTCCTCCTATGTACCCACCACGGGCCTCCAGAGCCAGGGAGTGGACGGAGAGCTCATGCCCCAGAATTTGGAGGAGTTGCTGGGCAGCCTGGAGTCCAGTGGTCCCCGAGGGACAGAGGATGGTAGGGGAGCGCTCCAGTCGAGTGTGGTGGAGGCCCTGGGTGTGTTCCAGCAGCAGAGGCACCTCCCTGACGACCTGGCTCAGCCTCAGGCCACCAGCCAGGGCTGCGCTCAGCATGCCTATCCCCTGGCTATGGGGCTCAGCCAGGTCAATAGAGCAGAGTGGCCATTCACCACACAG AACGGGAGCCTGAAGGAGGCTGGTCCAGCCCCTTGCCCTGTACCCAACCCTGAGTCCTCCAGGGATGCAGACCATGGACATGCAGTAGCAAAGCAGCCAATTCACcagcctcctcttccctctgctgAGAGCAGGCCCTACTCTGACCTCCCTCCGAGTGGATTTATGTGA